The following proteins are encoded in a genomic region of Triticum dicoccoides isolate Atlit2015 ecotype Zavitan chromosome 1B, WEW_v2.0, whole genome shotgun sequence:
- the LOC119301132 gene encoding putative FBD-associated F-box protein At5g22720 translates to MQVISRRWRPLWHSAPLNLVVDQELNSNNHNLGDLISKILSVHPGPARRFSLCLSSSKYHGKIKGWLSSQALDKLQEFELIPERWFDVRGIFYLLPSSVYRFAPTLRVAKFGACRFSNLIVKLSLKFPCLKQLTLDRVTISEDALHSVLFGCSALESLELNKNSGFGRLCISSQTLKSIGFCTNQFSVPFQKLVIKDAPCLERLLPLEPQVGPRTIRVISAPRLNILGVLSTSITELQLGTTVFRSMIAVGLTTKMQSVRVLVLDYTNLDIVVNFLKCFPCLERLHVFFRFQRMSYNNRGEYDPPEPIECLELHLKEVLFNNYDGTVPLCIDFAKFFVLNAKVLKEMKITLPYHRQYNWFANQHWLLWTKDRISQDARIELRCGNNVYFRDNRNTHDLSMADPFDVPSSGCKKCSGSPF, encoded by the exons ATGCAAGTCATCTCTCGCCGATGGCGTCCGCTATGGCACTCCGCTCCTCTCAACCTCGTGGTGGACCAAGAACTCAACAGCAACAACCACAATTTGGGCGATTTGATTTCAAAGATTCTCTCTGTGCATCCTGGCCCCGCACGCCGCTTCTCGCTCTGCCTCTCTAGTAGCAAGTATCATGGCAAGATCAAAGGCTGGCTTAGTTCCCAAGCTCTGGACAAGCTACAGGAGTTTGAGCTCATCCCCGAGCGTTGGTTCGACGTCAGGGGTATTTTCTACCTGCTGCCATCGTCCGTCTACCGCTTCGCGCCCACGCTCCGTGTGGCCAAATTCGGCGCCTGCCGTTTCTCCAATTTGATTGTGAAGCTGTCGCTCAAGTTTCCGTGCCTCAAGCAGCTCACCCTGGATAGAGTCACCATCTCGGAGGATGCTCTCCACAGCGTGCTCTTTGGCTGCTCTGCCTTGGAAAGCCTTGAGCTAAATAAAAATTCTGGCTTTGGTCGCCTCTGCATCAGCTCCCAAACTCTTAAGAGTATAGGCTTTTGCACTAACCAGTTTAGTGTCCCTTTCCAAAAGTTGGTCATCAAGGATGCCCCGTGCCTTGAGAGATTGCTACCACTTGAACCACAGGTTGGCCCAAGGACCATACGGGTAATCTCGGCACCTAGACTGAACATATTGGGTGTGCTCTCTACAAGCATAACAGAACTTCAGCTTGGAACCACAGTTTTCCGG AGTATGATTGCTGTTGGCTTGACAACCAAAATGCAGAGCGTGAGGGTGTTGGTTCTTGACTACACTAATCTGGATATAGTGGTTAACTTCCTCAAGTGCTTCCCCTGCTTGGAGAGGCTGCATGTCTTT TTCCGGTTCCAGAGGATGAGTTATAATAATCGGGGGGAGTATGACCCACCGGAACCGATTGAATGCCTTGAGCTGCATCTCAAAGAAGTATTGTTTAACAATTATGACGGCACCGTCCCTTTGTGTATTGACTTTGCCAAGTTCTTTGTTTTGAATGCGAAAGTGCTAAAGGAAATGAAAATCACATTGCCTTACCACCGGCAGTACAACTGGTTTGCTAATCAACACTGGCTGCTGTGGACCAAAGATAGAATTTCTCAAGATGCTCGGATTGAACTGAGATGCGGCAATAATGTTTATTTCAGAGACAACAGGAACACCCATGATTTGTCAATGGCTGATCCGTTTGACGTGCCCTCCAGCGGATGCAAAAAGTGTAGTGGATCCCCATTTTGA